A genomic window from Zalophus californianus isolate mZalCal1 chromosome 13, mZalCal1.pri.v2, whole genome shotgun sequence includes:
- the UBAP1 gene encoding ubiquitin-associated protein 1 isoform X2 — MASKKLGADFHGTFSYLDDVPFKIGDKFKTPAKVGLPIGFSLPDCLQVVREVQYDFSLEKKTIEWAEDTKKIQEAQREAERKAEEVEAKVNSKSGPEGDSKMSFSKTHSTATMPPPINPILASLQHNSILTPTRVSSIAMKQKVLSPPHTKADFNPADFECEEDPFDNLELKTIDEKEELRNILVGTTGPIMAQLLDNNLPRGGSGSVLQDEEVLASLERATLDIKPLHKPNGFITLPQLGNCEKMSLSSKVSLPPIPAVSNIKSLSFPKLDSDDSNQKTAKLASTFHSTSCLRNGTFRNSLKPSTQSSASELNGHHTLGLSALNLDSGTEVPTLTPSDLISQMPSLSVLSVCTEESSPPNTGPTVTPPNFSMSQVPNTSSCPQAYSELQTLSPSERQCVETVVNMGYSYECVLRAMKRKGENIEQILDYLFAHGQLCEKGFDPLLVEEALEMHQCSEEKMMEFLQLMSKFKEMGFELKDIKEVLLLHNNDQDNALEDLMARAGAS, encoded by the exons ATGGCTTCTAAGAAGTTGGGTGCAGATTTTCATG GGACTTTCAGTTACCTTGATGATGTCCCATTTAAGATAGGAGACAAATTCAAAACACCAGCTAAAGTTGGTCTTCCTATTGGCTTCTCCTTGCCTGATTGTTTGCAGGTGGTCAGAGAAGTACAG TATGATTTCTCCttggaaaagaaaactattgaATGGGCTGAAGATACTAAGAAAATCCAAGAAGCCCAGCGGGAAGCAGAGCGCAAGGCTGAGGAAGTAGAAGCTAAAGTGAATTCTAAGAGTGGCCCAGAAGGTGACAGCAAAATGAGCTTCTCCAAGACTCACAGTACAGCCACAATGCCACCTCCAATTAATCCCATCCTTGCCAGCTTACAGCACAACAGCATCCTCACCCCGACTCGGGTCAGCAGCATTGCCATGAAACAGAAAGTTCTCAGCCCACCCCACACAAAGGCAGATTTCAATCCTGCTGACTTTGAGTGTGAAGAAGACCCATTTGATAATCTGGAGTTAAAAACTATTGATGAGAAGGAAGAGCTGAGAAACATTCTGGTAGGAACCACTGGACCCATTATGGCTCAGTTATTAGATAATAACTTGCCCAGAGGCGGCTCTGGGTCTGTGTTACAAGATGAGGAGGTCCTGGCATCCCTGGAGCGGGCGACCTTGGATATCAAGCCTCTTCACAAACCCAATGGCTTTATAACCTTACCCCAGTTGGGCAACTGTGAAAAGATGTCGCTGTCTTCTAAAGtgtccctcccccccattccTGCAGTAAGCAATATCAAATCCTTGTCCTTCCCCAAACTTGACTCTGATGACAGCAATCAGAAGACAGCCAAGCTGGCGAGCACTTTCCATAGCACATCCTGCCTCCGCAATGGCACCTTCCGGAATTCCCTAAAGCCTTCCACCCAAAGCAGTGCCAGTGAGCTCAATGGGCATCATACTCTTGGGCTTTCAGCTTTGAACTTGGACAGTGGCACAGAGGTGCCAACCCTGACTCCCTCAGATCTGATCTCCCAGAtgccttccctctctgtcttgTCTGTGTGCACAGAAGAATCGTCACCTCCAAATACAGGTCCCACG GTGACACCTCCAAATTTCTCAATGTCACAAGTGCCCAACACTTCCAGCTGTCCCCAGGCCTATTCTGAACTGCAGACACTGTCCCCCAGTGAGCGGCAGTGTGTGGAGACAGTGGTCAACATGGGCTACTCATATGAGTGTGTCCTGAGAGCCatgaagaggaaaggagagaatattGAGCAG attctcGACTATCTCTTTGCACATGGACAGCTCTGTGAGAAGGGCTTCGACCCTCTTTTAGTGGAAGAGGCTCTGGAAATGCACCAGTGTTCAGAGGAAAAG ATGATGGAGTTTCTTCAGTTAATGAGCAAATTTAAGGAAATGGGCTTTGAACTGAAAGACATTAAGGAGGTTCTACTACTTCACAACAATGACCAGGACAATGCTCTGGAAGACCTCATGGCTCGGGCAGGAGCCAGCTGA